One Desulfonatronovibrio magnus genomic window carries:
- a CDS encoding type II toxin-antitoxin system VapC family toxin, protein MKRPIYVDTGFWIALMDTRDRHHDNARQVFTKNFGISRIVTSEIVIGETVTYLNCSLKRHDLAVMFLDHMDSAPLQVLEYDAATRIDACAVLRLHAGIPLSYADCISFALMQSHSISMFAGYDGHFIRMGFQPVCQGLPGQ, encoded by the coding sequence ATGAAGAGACCTATCTATGTTGATACCGGGTTCTGGATTGCCTTGATGGACACCAGGGACCGTCATCATGACAATGCCAGGCAGGTTTTCACCAAGAATTTTGGGATTAGCAGGATTGTCACATCGGAAATTGTCATAGGGGAAACGGTCACATATCTTAATTGCTCATTGAAACGCCATGATCTGGCTGTTATGTTCCTTGACCATATGGACTCCGCCCCTTTGCAGGTACTCGAATATGATGCAGCCACGCGCATTGATGCATGTGCGGTGTTGAGACTCCATGCCGGAATTCCACTCAGCTATGCTGACTGCATCAGTTTTGCCCTGATGCAAAGCCATAGCATCAGCATGTTTGCCGGTTACGACGGCCATTTCATACGCATGGGTTTTCAGCCGGTCTGTCAGGGGTTACCGGGCCAATGA